The window AGAGCTTATTTGTAAGGATTGGAGGCTAGACCTATGAAGATTACATTGTGGTAGGTATCTGCTACAGGCTGCTTGATCAAGAAAAGAAGGTAGATGAAACCTTCTTTGGGCAGCTGAAGGAAGCCTTACAATTGCCCATCTTGGTTGCTCATGAGAGACTTTAACCACTCTGGTGTCTGCTGAAGAGTGACATGGCTGGGCACAAACAATCCAGGAGACTTCTCAAGTGTGTTGAAGAAAATTTATTGATCCAGGTGACTGATGAGTGGTCTATGGAACAGGTTCTTCTCGACTTGTTTCACAAACAAGGAAATACTGGTCAAGGATGTGAAGAACTAGAGTGGCTTTGGTTACTGCAACCATGAAAATGGGGAGTTTCAAAtcctgggagaagaaaacaggacaAATTGTAGAAGAAAAAGCCTGAAGAATCTTGAGAGCAGATTTTGGCTTGTTTGGGGGTATGCTTAACAGGAGCTCACGGTAGACAGCCCTGGAAGGCAAAAGGACCCAGGAGAGCTGGTTGATCTTCAAGGCCaaggtactcaatgacttttttgcctgtttttacTGCTAAGGCTTGTCTTAAGGCTTCTCAAGGTGCTCTGTAGGAGCCTGCTATCAGAGTCTGTGGGAGTGAACGATGGTAGAAGATAATATCAGGGAGCACCTGAGGAAATGGAACAAGAGAGGATGCATCCAAGAGTACTAAGAAAGCTGGCTCCTGTCACTGAAAGGCCTCACTCATTTCTGAAAGGTCATGGCAATCAGAGGATATTCCTGATGACTGGAAGATAGGAGATGTCACATCCattttcaggaaatgaaaaaaggagaatCCAGGAAAccacaggccagtcagcctcacctgAGTCCCTAGGAAGGTTATGTATCAAATTCTCCTCAAAGCCCTGTCTAAGCACACGAAGGATGAAAAAATGATAGTGAACAGCCAGCATGGATTTACCAACTGCAAAGCATTCCTCACCAAGGCAATAATTTTCTATGATGAAATTATTAATCTATGGATAGGGGGGAAAACCAGACATTATGTatcttgacttcagcaaggccTTCCACACAGGCCACAGTACTTTTTATAGCCAAACTGGTAAAACAAAGGCTGGATTAGTGGGTTTCAAGGTgagtgaaaatatttccagactGCCAGGACAAAAGACTGTCACCAATAGTGCTAAGTGCCATCGGTGGCTTGTGGCAACTGGCATCCCTAAAGGGTCCATACGGAGGCCAGGACTGTTAAATGTCTTTATAAATGGTTTGGATGATAGGTACAGAATACATTCTCAGCAAATTCACAGACTATTTCAAACAAGGGGGAGTGTCAATATACCAGAGGCTAGAACTGCTATTCAGAGAGATTTAGTCTGTAAAAATAGGCTGACAGAAACCTGATTAAGTTAAACAAAGgtaaatgcaaagtcctgcataTGGGAGGGAATAACCCCATGCATCAGTACAGTCTGGACACTGGACAGAAAACAGCTGTCAGACACGCTGACCTGAGAGTCCTGGTCAATAACAATCTAAATGTATGTCACAGTGTTCTCTTCCAAAAAAGGTGGCCAATACTGAGCTGTATTGGCAAGACTGTAATCAGCAAGTCCCTGCTATCCCATGAACCAGACCCTGGCATCACCTAGGAATGTGCTTGCTGTATGTACCAAATGTGTGTTAGCAAGCATGCTAACTACCAAACAGAACAGGCAGTTATGAAACAGTGTTTTCAGTCTTTACAATTTGGCAAGACCTGGCCCTCTTATTGTCTTCATGCAGGAACCTACACTCAACATGATCCTTAAGAAGCATACAGCCTCAAAATATTATGCTGTAATTATCATATAGCACGTATTATGTTATGTAGCAAGATGATTCTACAGTGTTACTCAAAGAACTTAATAATATAACTTTATCCCTTCTTTGTAGCTagtacagcaaagaaaattatatacTCTGTGAAAATGGTGAGAACAAGTTATTTGACAATAAAGCTAACACCAGCACAAAGAGATATGAAGATATATGTAAAGCAGAACTATGACAGACTATTACAAATTAGAAACTCATGGCTCTTCTGCAGCTCTTGCCTCTCTAACTTGACCATCATATGCCATTTTTGTATGAAGTTGATAATCTGTAGTTTACCTGTGGTAATTTTTGAAACCTTGTGTGTAAATATTGGTGTGTTTCGGGGCTAGACCCAGACACATCACTCCAAAGACAACTAAACTACGCCAAATTACTTGTTTATATACTTAACACTATAAATAGCCTATAAATGGGCATATGcataataaaaatctattaaGAACCATAATTTCTACAAAAACTATTGATTTTAGTTTTAGATTGATTTTGTTATTAGAAAAATTTGCCCATATCAGTGTTGTTCCtaagaaattattaattaaagcAGAGTCAAACACtgtttttccatcagaaaagaGCAAcgaaaaaacattaaagagaaTTAATGGAAGcaagataaaactgaaaatgttaaaggaaaaagaatggcCAAATATATAATGGTGATTGCATACTTAAGAGGCCTTTCAGATGAAGGCTCTCACAAATATCTAGAAATTTAGAGAGACATTTAAAGAGCCTAAGTGTACTACTGAATGAAGGAATAAAGAAACTTGGAAACAATATAGGATTAAAACATATTGTTGACAACTCCAaacttaaaataacaaaaaaacccctccccCAGACCGGTGAAGTTTTGAAGcccatttattaaaattaattgagcTTGAATATGCAATTTTGCCCTGGCACTgtagaaaatgaatgaaaacttCACTGAGTATCTCTGAATCCTGCTAAACTCCATTTTCAGAGTACTTAAGAGCAGTAGTGTCTACTTTTTATCTGGAAGTTTTCTGTACCCAAAAAAACATAGCACTTCAAAAAATCTTCCTTCTTGGTATAATTTAGAGTTCATGGGAAAAATCTGTAGTACTTACATTTAATCCCTGGCATTCAGAGAGAATTGAGTCTTGCAAATTCTTACATTCacctaaaaacaaacaaacaaacaagcagtCATATTAAAGGTGAACAAGTTCACATTCTCAGTGTACGACACAGATGTAAGAATTCCTATTACAGATTCAGTCCATCTAGGCCAATATTCTCCCTGAAACCATGGCCACAGCTGATTACTgagaagaaagcacaaaaaacCAAAGTAGAATACAAAGTTGGAGTAAGCTGTCCTGAGGAGATGTCTCTCCTTACAGTCCATCAACTAATGGCTGACTTAGGAAACAAGCTGTTTTCAGTCTTAAATTACCAAGGAACCAGAAAGCTAACTAATTAAGCAATCTGGAGTTAGGAATGCCAGAATTAAGTTTTCCACATAGGTTTATCTGTCCCTCCCACCCATATATTATGACACAAGTATCTAATTATATACATGAAtaacttttttccctctgaaaataAAGGTGCAGCAATCAGAGGAATGGTAGGAAAAGCCCTGCTTATGTTCTGCAGGTATAGAATTCCAGAGAATTTAGCTGCCTAAGACAGTCTCTTCTGTGTGCATAAGATCTATTAATTTTAGAAACTCCTATTTGGCAGAGATTGTTGCAAttctaacaaaataattaaagataGATGTCTGACACTAGACGCAACACTTACACATCCCTTCAGACACTCTTCTGCCAAATTTTGAGTCTATTCTCCAAGGTAAAGATGCAAAAACTCCTATTAAACATAGTGATATTTTTACCTTAACCTAATTTTCAAGAATTATTGATCTGTCTAccctgaaatggaaaaaaaaaaaaaaaaaaaaaaaagctaatatGGAAAATGCAGTATGAAAGGTTTATAGACTtggaagaaatatatttttaaaatctttacaaaCATGTTTTCATATGGTAAGCCAAATACATGTTTTCAATTGCAATCAAGCATTAGTGCAACAATAGATCTGTGTATTCTTTTCTACGGGGACTGTGACCTCAATGATATCCTTTAACACTGTCTAACTCAGTGCTTTTTGAGGAGTAGGACAATACTGAGAGGAACTGCATAACCCAAAATAAGTTAACCAATTAAAATCTTCCTTAAGGCTGCTAAGCCACAGAAATTAAACACCTCTTACATGTTATTTTGCTTTAGCACTAAATAAGACACAGTTACGATTTTACCTGTGAAGCTGTACATGCTACTGAAAGCAACTGCTCTTTTTGGTGTTACATGTGAGTATAATTTGGTTAGCAGACAGTATGTAATACTAGTAAAAAATTCCAGTTCAGGCACAGGAGAtggcaaggaagaagaaagagtaTTTCAATAATTATTTATTACCTTTCCTCCCCAAGTTCCTCCTTTTCTATTTCCAAGCTCTCCTGGACAGAATTACTTATGACATTATCAGAACGGTTATcagttcaaaataaaacagaagatcCCAATTATGATTCAAGCCATTAAAACTACAGGCTTGAGGAAGAGTGGCtgaaaagctgcctggcagaagaggatctgggggtgctggctgacagccggctgaacaagagccagcagtgtgcccaggggggcaagaaggccaacagcatcctagCTTCTGTCCAAAACAGTGtagccagcaggaccagggcagtgattgtcctCTTGTACtgagcactggtgaggccgcatctcGAACACGGTGTTCAGTTTCaggcccctcactgccagagagacattgaggtgctggagcgtgtctGGAGAAGgacaatgaagctggtgaagggtctagagaacaagttttaacgaggagcagctgagggaactgactCAgagggaccttattgctctctacagctccctgacaggaggctgtagccggggctgggggtgggtgggggtggggagggggtcgatctcttttcccagataacaagccacagaaaaagaggaaatggcctcaggttgcaccaagggaggtttagattggatgttaggaaaaatttcttccctgaaaagatggtgaagcattggaacaggctgcccagggaggtggtggaatcaccatccctggaggtgttttaaaaacacatagatgtggtgcttacggacacggtttagtggtggacctggcagtcctgggttaacagctggacctgatgatctcaaaggtcttttccaacctaaatgattctatgattctataattctatgatcAATTTAAGCTGACTAGCATATAGCTGccaaaaagtaataaataaaatttcattcttCAGGTAAGGGATAAAGTTCTTAATGCAAACACTCGTTCACATTGTGAACTAAGAGAATCTGAATGCAGATGGACAACTGGCAACTACAggaacaaagtgaaaaaaacagtcAGTGCGTTTTCAAAGGCAATATTAACAACTTGCCACATGGATTAGAGGAATGCAGTAGCATGCATAGACAGGACTGCTCCATCCATCTAATGAGTGAAAACTGCACAAATACTGGAAACATCTTATGGTGGAGATGCAGTTTAAACTGATCTACCAATTTGTTCAAAAATGAacaatttctctgctttcaaaacaatTGTACCTGATACTAGCCATTTTATTGTGCCATTTTTCGTCCAGATAAAAAGGAAGTTCTTTGAGTCCAAAACGATGGTGGTTTAGAAACAGGACATCTGTGCAATGATCTGCACTCAAGATTGGGATTCAATACCTTCCCAGGTGCTAAGGTCAAAAAGGACTGAGCATAACACAAAAATGTCCACAGTCAGAGAGAAAAAGTAACTAAGTAGTTaagccaaactgaaaaattttaaaaaagtttcacAGGGAATAATATTGACTAGCAAAAGCAGGAAATCAGTGAGATggaaaaaagctagaaaatacaaaaacctGAGGGGTTAAAACGTTTCTAAGGAAACACAACCTTGTGGCcaaacttcactgaaaatgaaggaaaagggtAGTGCACAGGAGTAGTATGGGAAATTCAGGAGGGAACATAGGCCAAAAATTACTGCAAATACTGAGGCAATTTTGGACATGTTTCAGGGAGCAGGCCTTGTTTTCCCCTAATAATAATTACTAATGATTGTCTTTGGCTTTCTTGGAAAGGCAAAAGTTCCTGGTTTACCCCTCTGTACTCTCCTCAAGTGGCCACTCCTGGAAGCGGTTTGAAGCAGGCCATGGCCAGGATCTGCAGGTTCTCTTTGCGCTCTGCCTACGCTCAGATGACACACAGCCTCATAGGCTCTTGCAAAAGATTATTTTCGGGTCCTTCTCAAAGCAGTCCAGACAACTCTGTACCTGACATAGCCCACAAGAGACACTTGGTAGTAGCAGGGGTAGTTATGATAAATCAGGGTTAAACCTGAAAACGTGTCCACACTTGAGCACAGTATAAAACAGGGTTTGATAGGCACTGAATGACTTTCCCCAGTCTGGCTCTGTATGTGTTCCAGTGGGTCAACACCCAGAAAGCTGGAAAGTATCAGCTTCAAGCTTCTCTTTCAAGCTCATCTTCCAAGACAAACTTAAATACAAAGAAGATTCAGCCTGATGCCATTTTCCTGAATATATGAGAACCTTCTAACAAAGATGAGTTAGGAATTGGTCCATGTAATTTCCCATGTTCAATCAAAACAAACGACAGTAGATCAGacagtaaaaacaacaacaaaaaaagataggACATTAAATCTTCAAAGTATTTGTGAAGCTCCAAGTAGTGTAATGATTGCGTACTTGACTGATTGCTGCATATTATGTACAACCCTCCGTGAAAATGCCTGTTTCATGTGTtctaatattttacttttcttccaaCACAGGGATCCCACATACCCCCGTTGAGCCTTCTCAGATCTGTACAACACTGCTAAGACTATCCAAAAATTTCAACTGTTCCAGCTGTCACAGAAAATAACTGCGGCCAGCTGAATGTCAGGATGCAAGTAGTTAGTATTTTACTACTACTTCTTCTTTGTAAAGCATCTGACTGTAGGAAGACAAGGAATAGGAGTCTGAGAAAcaatgaaagggaaaacatcCTAAGGAAAGCATCTAGCACTGCTAAGCGCAATGCCCGAGGCCTACCATGTGATATATACACTTATCTTCATGAGAAATACCTAGattgtcaggaaagaaaattggtTTTTGTGGCACCTGATTGGCCAGAGGATTTAAAACACATGCTGCTAGCAAGAAACAGGATCCGTAAATTGAAGAATAATATGTTTTCCAAGTATAAAGTACTGAAAAGTCTGGATTTACAACAGAATGAGATATCAAAAATTGAGAGTgaggctttttttggtttgaatAAACTTACCACACTCTTACTTCAACATAACCAAATTAAGAGTTTATCTGAGGAGATTTTCATTTATACACCCAGTCTAAACTACCTGCGTCTTTATGATAATCCCTGGCATTGCAACTGTGAACTAGAAACTCTCATTACAATGCTACAGGTTCCAACAAACAGGAATTTGGGAAATTATGCCAAGTGTTTGCACCCAATagaactgaaaaatcaaaagctaAAGCAGATAAAAGCTGAACAGCTATGTAGTGAAGAGGACAGGCAGGACCCCCAAAATATAAAACGGGAGAAGCCTGAAGCTGGTAAACCAGAATTTGATTCTTCTTTGTGCCACATGTATGTGTTTCCTGTGCCAACTCtgaactgcaaaagaaaaggtttgTATCTGTCCTTCTAACTGAATTAATGACTTTAATATTCTTGCTCCCTTAATACACTTACTCACATATTATTTACAGCAAATTAATATAGTACCAGTACTTGCTTTACTTTAACAAATACTGTTAATTGTTCTCCCGTAACTACGAGCAACAAGTAGGAATATGTTCCACATTTTACCTGTACTCTGCAGAACCAATTCTACAGATATTCTTTAGTACTTTAGTATAAGATATCCAACAAAAATCAACAGGAATAAAATTAAGCACATACTGAAGTTACTGAAGGACCAGCACCTCACTAGTCTGATTTTACAACTATAAACATACTAATCAGTCAAAttacagctgtgctgaaatTGTTGTCCTGATAGAGAAAAGCACAGTGTgtcctttcttctctccagtGTACAAACACAAAGATAGCAACAACTTTGACAGAAGCGAGCTGTGAAGCAGGACTGAGACAGCCAGCTGTAGAAACAATGCGTAAAGGAACCTGATTGCAAAGGACAGCCTTGCACATTTTCTGTACAAGATTTCTTCTGCTAAGGGAAGAAATTGTATGCTTTTGTTCGTAAAGAAATACCTCCTCTGTGTTCttcctgccagcacccagcaaaCAGTTCAAAGTTAAAGGGCCttcaagaaatgtttttcagatacTTGGATCCACTCCATTCCTAAATCCTTCTCAGGCTCCCAAAAGCCACAGTTAAGCCTTAAGGGTAAACCAGCTGGGGCATATATCAACACAAAATGCACGTTTATTTGTGCTTTATATTTCCCATATTTTATCCCATgatgaaacaaagcaaacaaaaaaacaaattaagaataAAGTCATTCTTCAACATtacaaatctgaaataaaaagcactaCTAGATTTAGCCAAAATTGGgaggattttttccccacttttttgAAGTATAGCCTGCAGTACCAGATCACTGCAGTATGTTTTGCCCACTTGTATCTTGCAATGTGTTTGCTAAACTTCTATTTGCTTTAACAGtgacttaaatatatttaacaacTCTGTGTGCCCTTTTATTCTTGGACCTTAATGCCAGAGACAAGCTCAGAAGCCACTTTAATAAGACAATACCTAAATATAAGGAATGAATGATTTCAGTATTTGATTGAATGGTTTATCCACTACATATGTCATAAAAAACGGTccacatttttacttttttccaccctgttaaattattttcttcttcctatagctcacttttctctttgttttaccaTGCAGCTACTACTTCTTTTCTTATTAACAATTTATGGGTTTTACTGGTGAACattcattaatttcttaatattaACCTACCTTACCTTTCCCTGTATGATAGGATCTTAATTATTCGATTCCAGATTACAACCTGAATTATCCTTCATAGGATTCTATCATTATTACCTTATGCCTCCAGTAAACTGTGATACTGAACAAAAGCCAGGCACATATTATAACCTTAATATAAGAAAAGACTGACTTTCCAGCTCTCCCCGTTTAGTGGTATCGAAGGGATGAGCTGAATACATGAATATACTCAAAAACTTTTGGCTGCAAacatgttactttttttcctctaagttCACAGAAACAATCACAGGAGTTTCACAGGTTTTTACGGTGTTTTAAGAAAGTGGTTTACTGTCTTTAGTACTAATAATGAAGGACTAAAGTGACTTCATCCTCTACATGAGTATACTGGAGGGTACAAGGACTCCCTCCTTCAGATCAAGGACTAAGTATATCACTCCAGGACTTCCTGAGTGTCTAGCACAGACACACTGAG of the Falco cherrug isolate bFalChe1 chromosome 5, bFalChe1.pri, whole genome shotgun sequence genome contains:
- the LRRC17 gene encoding leucine-rich repeat-containing protein 17 isoform X3, encoding MQVVSILLLLLLCKASDCRKTRNRSLRNNERENILRKASSTAKRNARGLPCDIYTYLHEKYLDCQERKLVFVAPDWPEDLKHMLLARNRIRKLKNNMFSKYKVLKSLDLQQNEISKIESEAFFGLNKLTTLLLQHNQIKSLSEEIFIYTPSLNYLRLYDNPWHCNCELETLITMLQVPTNRNLGNYAKCLHPIELKNQKLKQIKAEQLCSEEDRQDPQNIKREKPEAGKPEFDSSLCHMYVFPVPTLNCKRKDLKKVPGNIPPDIVKLDLSSNKIRQLRAKEFEDVSELKILNLNSNGISYIDPGTDNYLSIDQLLSQASVT
- the LRRC17 gene encoding leucine-rich repeat-containing protein 17 isoform X1 gives rise to the protein MQVVSILLLLLLCKASDCRKTRNRSLRNNERENILRKASSTAKRNARGLPCDIYTYLHEKYLDCQERKLVFVAPDWPEDLKHMLLARNRIRKLKNNMFSKYKVLKSLDLQQNEISKIESEAFFGLNKLTTLLLQHNQIKSLSEEIFIYTPSLNYLRLYDNPWHCNCELETLITMLQVPTNRNLGNYAKCLHPIELKNQKLKQIKAEQLCSEEDRQDPQNIKREKPEAGKPEFDSSLCHMYVFPVPTLNCKRKDLKKVPGNIPPDIVKLDLSSNKIRQLRAKEFEDVSELKILNLNSNGISYIDPAAFSGLSNLEELDLSNNSLQNFEYGVLEDLYFLKILWLRENPWRCDYNIHYLFYWLKHHYNVHYNGLECKMPEEYKGWSVGKYVRSYYEECPKDKLPIYPETFDLDKDDEEWERHKEQSVQTVKKHGVIVTVIG
- the LRRC17 gene encoding leucine-rich repeat-containing protein 17 isoform X2; this encodes MQVVSILLLLLLCKASDCRKTRNRSLRNNERENILRKASSTAKRNARGLPCDIYTYLHEKYLDCQERKLVFVAPDWPEDLKHMLLARNRIRKLKNNMFSKYKVLKSLDLQQNEISKIESEAFFGLNKLTTLLLQHNQIKSLSEEIFIYTPSLNYLRLYDNPWHCNCELETLITMLQVPTNRNLGNYAKCLHPIELKNQKLKQIKAEQLCSEEDRQDPQNIKREKPEAGKPEFDSSLCHMYVFPVPTLNCKRKDLKKVPGNIPPDIVKLDLSSNKIRQLRAKEFEDVSELKILNLNSNGISYIDPDMHVFFRTYLYQVLITICLLTSCFLRPQ